The genomic DNA GCCCATAGGGCTAACACCCTCGGCCACACGGAGGGAATACCTGGCTAACACAAGAGCACAGGAGACAGGCAGATCTCACCTGTGCAGTGAAGAAAGCTGGAGTCAGGGATCCCGAAGGAAGCGCAGGGCTGTTGAGCGCGATGGAACCAATGTCGGTGCTGGAGAGAACCATAGGTGGGGCGGAGATTTCCAagcctttgggttttttagccTTTGGGGGAAGAGATGGAGATTTTGCCTTGGAGCCCGAGGAGAGGTTCAGAGGCTCAAGGGAATCTGAGTCGTAGCAACTGGACTCAAGGAAGAGGCTCCTGTGTTCTGCAGGGAGGGGCGAGGTGGGAGACAGGGACGGCGACCGggaggaagatgatgatggAGATGAAATGCTGGCACTGTTGGGTAGCATTAAGGAAGATATTTTAGCTGATACTGACGagctgagaaaagcagaggcagctgctgtttcGGAAGTGGAAGGCAACGACACCATGGGCCTCATAActtgtttgtctgttttgtttgtcACAAACCTTATAACAGTCCGAACTTCTTCAACTGGCGTGTTTCCCTCTGACTTCTCCtccagtttttctgttttgattggCTTGTAAGGGTCTGGCTGGTTCTGCAGAGAGTTGATAGTGAAAGAGGAGTACAGGCCAGAGTGGATATATTCATTACGGCTTGTGCTTTTCAGTGCTGACAAGCTGTGCTTGTGCTGATCCCTGCTCTCGGAAGGCATCTTACAGTCGCTGTCCTGCAGCAAAAGGCTCTCTCTGCTGATTTCCACAGCATGTGgatccatttttaaaatctcaggaAAGGAGACAAACTTGTACACAAATTTTTGTCCGATCACTTTCTTGATGATGTTCTGCAAATACAAAAGCAGATGCTAGAGAGATCAGCATTTTAGAGGCACTGCCTACAGCAAACATAAGGGGGTTCACGAGGGTTCTCAAGCTGAGCAGGCCATTTCAGTGGGGCTTCTAACGCTGCTCATCCTTGTCTCACTCCCATACCTCTGCTCAGCCAAGGAGACCACTCCCTGCCTCTCATGGTGCCTAACAAAAATCACCATTACTAGATGATAAAGACCTACTGGTGggctgttttcctcctccttcctctgagGTAGctcaggaatattttctttccactaAGAACAAGCCTCCACCTTGCAGAGTCAAGCCACGCCACCATTTGCATTTCACAACGAAGGCAAACTCCTTCATTTCTGCTtcccaaaaccaacacaactaTCCCAAGTATGAAATACTCTTAGAATG from Falco rusticolus isolate bFalRus1 chromosome 5, bFalRus1.pri, whole genome shotgun sequence includes the following:
- the ELK3 gene encoding ETS domain-containing protein Elk-3 isoform X1, which codes for MESAITLWQFLLQLLLDQKHEHLICWTSNDGEFKLLKAEEVAKLWGLRKNKTNMNYDKLSRALRYYYDKNIIKKVIGQKFVYKFVSFPEILKMDPHAVEISRESLLLQDSDCKMPSESRDQHKHSLSALKSTSRNEYIHSGLYSSFTINSLQNQPDPYKPIKTEKLEEKSEGNTPVEEVRTVIRFVTNKTDKQVMRPMVSLPSTSETAAASAFLSSSVSAKISSLMLPNSASISSPSSSSSRSPSLSPTSPLPAEHRSLFLESSCYDSDSLEPLNLSSGSKAKSPSLPPKAKKPKGLEISAPPMVLSSTDIGSIALNSPALPSGSLTPAFFTAQTPNGLLLTPSPLLSSIHFWSSLSPVAPLSPARLQGPNTLFQFPTLLNGHIPVPLPSLDGASSPVLLSPNAQKS